The following coding sequences are from one Arthrobacter sp. 24S4-2 window:
- the gcvT gene encoding glycine cleavage system aminomethyltransferase GcvT, giving the protein MTENYTALYEQHKKAGASFTDFGGWQMPLKYSSELAEHHAVRNAAGLFDLSHMGEVWVTGPDSAAFLDYALAGKLSAVAVGKAKYSLICQEDGGIIDDLITYRLPAAADGTEKYLVVPNAGNAVVVAAALAERAASGKEGSFDVKVDDVSAETSLIAVQGPNAEAILLTLVPAEQHSLVTELKYYAAVEVEINGQDLLLARTGYTGEDGFEIYVPNQDAAGLWEALLETGAGHGLIPAGLACRDSLRLEAGMPLYGNELSRGGNPYAAGLGPVVSLAKESDFIGKAALSALKAAGAGSTTGRKLVGLKGLGRRAGRGHYPVLKDGNVVGEVTSGQPSPTLGYPVAMAYVDVEFTEPGTALDIDLRGKAEPFEVVPLPFYKRSK; this is encoded by the coding sequence ATGACTGAGAACTACACCGCGCTCTACGAGCAGCACAAAAAAGCCGGCGCCTCCTTCACCGACTTCGGCGGGTGGCAGATGCCGCTGAAGTACTCCTCCGAACTGGCCGAGCACCACGCCGTGCGCAACGCCGCCGGCCTGTTCGACCTCTCGCACATGGGTGAAGTCTGGGTCACCGGCCCGGACTCTGCAGCCTTCCTGGACTACGCCCTGGCCGGCAAGCTGTCGGCGGTCGCCGTCGGCAAGGCCAAATACTCGCTGATCTGCCAGGAAGATGGCGGCATCATCGATGACCTGATCACGTACCGCCTCCCCGCGGCTGCGGATGGAACAGAGAAGTACCTGGTGGTGCCCAACGCCGGCAATGCCGTGGTGGTCGCCGCAGCGTTGGCCGAAAGGGCCGCTTCCGGCAAAGAGGGAAGCTTCGACGTAAAGGTGGACGACGTGTCTGCCGAGACGTCCCTGATCGCCGTTCAGGGCCCCAACGCAGAGGCCATTCTGCTGACGCTGGTCCCGGCCGAGCAGCACTCGCTGGTCACGGAGCTCAAGTACTACGCGGCGGTCGAGGTCGAAATTAACGGTCAGGATTTGCTGCTGGCCCGCACGGGGTACACCGGCGAAGACGGCTTCGAGATCTACGTACCGAACCAGGACGCAGCCGGCCTGTGGGAGGCATTGCTCGAAACCGGTGCCGGGCACGGGCTCATCCCCGCCGGCCTGGCCTGCCGCGACTCGCTGCGCCTGGAAGCCGGCATGCCGCTCTACGGCAACGAGCTGTCCCGCGGCGGCAACCCCTACGCAGCAGGCCTGGGCCCGGTTGTCTCGCTCGCCAAGGAATCGGACTTCATCGGCAAGGCAGCCCTGAGCGCACTGAAGGCAGCCGGCGCCGGTTCCACCACCGGCCGCAAGCTCGTCGGGCTCAAAGGCCTGGGACGCAGAGCCGGCCGGGGCCACTACCCGGTCCTCAAGGACGGCAACGTTGTTGGCGAAGTGACGTCCGGCCAGCCGAGCCCCACCCTGGGTTACCCGGTGGCCATGGCATATGTCGACGTCGAGTTCACCGAACCCGGCACCGCCCTGGACATCGACCTGCGCGGCAAGGCGGAGCCATTCGAAGTCGTCCCACTGCCTTTCTACAAGCGCTCGAAGTAG
- a CDS encoding methylenetetrahydrofolate reductase: MMFPVRIEIIPSEGIVERVKASVPLTTTLTVTCLPHHGIERTMRTAVQLSILGYSVVPHLAARSLHSRADLTGILRDCNVAGIGEVFVIGGDRKQPAGPYGSALPVLEDIAQYSGGAMRAGVAGYPEGHPAIGPVDLLDALLAKQHLATHVVTQMCFSAPKILDYAALLRREGVGLPVWAGVAGSVPRTKLVSLATQIGVGSSLKFLSRKGPLARKLLSGDRYSPQNLVSSLESQPGTIAGIHLYSFNNLDAVPAEPDPASNPAAAVSTRGAAHVN, translated from the coding sequence ATGATGTTCCCCGTCAGAATTGAGATCATCCCTTCGGAGGGAATCGTTGAGCGGGTCAAGGCCTCGGTGCCCTTGACCACCACGCTCACCGTGACGTGCCTGCCCCACCACGGCATCGAGCGGACCATGCGCACCGCGGTGCAGCTGAGCATTCTCGGCTACTCCGTCGTCCCGCACCTCGCGGCGCGGAGCCTGCACAGTCGTGCCGATCTCACCGGAATCCTCCGCGACTGCAACGTTGCCGGCATCGGCGAAGTGTTTGTGATTGGCGGAGACCGGAAGCAGCCGGCAGGCCCGTACGGGTCCGCGCTTCCGGTGCTGGAAGACATCGCGCAATACTCCGGAGGCGCGATGCGGGCAGGCGTTGCGGGCTACCCGGAGGGCCACCCCGCGATTGGGCCGGTGGATCTGCTGGACGCCCTGCTGGCCAAGCAGCACCTGGCCACGCACGTGGTCACACAGATGTGCTTCTCCGCACCGAAAATCCTTGATTACGCGGCGCTCCTGCGCCGCGAAGGCGTGGGTCTGCCCGTCTGGGCCGGGGTGGCGGGGTCCGTTCCGCGGACCAAGCTGGTCTCCCTGGCGACGCAGATCGGCGTCGGAAGCTCCCTGAAATTCCTGAGCCGCAAGGGCCCGCTGGCCCGCAAACTCCTGAGCGGCGACCGCTACTCGCCGCAAAACCTGGTGTCATCGCTCGAGAGCCAGCCCGGCACCATCGCGGGCATCCATCTGTACAGCTTCAACAATCTGGACGCGGTCCCTGCTGAGCCGGACCCGGCGTCCAACCCCGCAGCAGCCGTTTCCACCCGAGGAGCAGCACATGTCAACTAA
- the cycA gene encoding D-serine/D-alanine/glycine transporter produces MSTKTSISQQTPHLERQLSNRHIQLIAIGGAIGTGLFMGSGKTISAAGPSVIFVYMIIGFMLFFVMRAMGELLLSNLNYKSFSDFAADLLGPWAGFFTGWTYWFCWVITGIADVIAIAGYSKELWPGLPLWIPGLATVAILLLLNLTTVKAFGETEFWFALIKIIAIAALIVVGLFMIFTGFQSDAGPATFTNLWSHGGFFPNEFMGFVAGFQIAVFAFVGIELVGTTAAEAKDPEKNLPKAINSIPIRVLLFYVGALIILMSVTPWTQFQAGHSPFIAMFSLAGLGAAATVVNLVVLSSAMSSANSGIYSTSRMVYGLAQEGDAPSVFGGLSSRKVPQNALFLSCVLLLSGVVLMYAGQDIGKAFDMVTTVSAVCFVFVWSIILASYLAFRRRRPQLHKASKYRMPGGVPMVWVVFAFFAFVLWALTTQPDTLLALLATPVWFLLLGAAWLVLRRRPAHLARYATFQTELAQDMDTEASAIGRDLDGAKK; encoded by the coding sequence ATGTCAACTAAAACTTCCATCTCCCAGCAAACGCCGCATCTTGAACGGCAGCTCAGCAACCGGCACATCCAGCTGATCGCCATTGGCGGCGCAATCGGCACCGGCCTGTTCATGGGTTCGGGCAAAACCATCTCCGCGGCAGGGCCCTCCGTCATCTTCGTCTACATGATCATCGGCTTCATGCTGTTCTTCGTCATGCGGGCCATGGGCGAACTGCTGCTGAGCAACCTGAACTACAAATCCTTCAGCGATTTCGCGGCGGACCTCCTCGGCCCCTGGGCCGGTTTCTTCACCGGCTGGACCTACTGGTTCTGCTGGGTGATCACCGGGATCGCGGACGTGATCGCCATTGCCGGCTATTCGAAGGAACTCTGGCCAGGGCTGCCGCTGTGGATCCCGGGCCTGGCCACCGTGGCTATCCTGCTGCTCCTGAACCTCACCACGGTGAAGGCGTTCGGGGAGACGGAGTTCTGGTTTGCGCTGATCAAGATCATCGCCATCGCGGCACTGATCGTGGTGGGCCTGTTCATGATTTTCACCGGGTTCCAGTCCGACGCCGGCCCGGCCACCTTCACGAACCTGTGGAGCCACGGCGGATTCTTCCCGAACGAGTTCATGGGATTTGTGGCCGGGTTCCAGATCGCCGTGTTCGCCTTTGTGGGCATTGAACTGGTGGGCACCACGGCCGCGGAGGCCAAGGACCCGGAGAAGAACCTGCCCAAGGCCATCAACTCCATTCCCATCCGTGTGCTGCTCTTCTACGTGGGCGCCCTCATCATCCTGATGTCCGTCACCCCGTGGACCCAGTTCCAGGCGGGCCACAGCCCGTTCATCGCCATGTTCTCCCTGGCCGGCCTGGGCGCCGCCGCCACCGTGGTGAACCTGGTGGTGCTCAGCTCGGCCATGTCCTCCGCCAACTCCGGCATCTACTCCACCTCGCGCATGGTGTACGGGCTGGCCCAAGAGGGTGACGCGCCCTCCGTTTTCGGCGGCCTGTCGAGCCGCAAGGTCCCGCAGAATGCCCTGTTCCTTTCCTGTGTCCTGCTGCTCTCCGGCGTGGTGCTGATGTACGCGGGGCAGGACATCGGGAAGGCTTTCGACATGGTGACCACCGTGTCGGCCGTCTGCTTCGTTTTCGTGTGGTCCATCATCCTGGCCAGCTACCTGGCGTTCCGCCGGCGCCGCCCGCAGCTGCACAAGGCGTCCAAGTACCGGATGCCCGGCGGCGTCCCCATGGTCTGGGTGGTCTTCGCGTTCTTCGCCTTCGTCCTGTGGGCGCTGACCACGCAGCCGGACACGCTGCTGGCGCTTCTTGCCACGCCGGTGTGGTTCCTCCTGCTCGGCGCCGCCTGGCTGGTGCTGCGCCGGCGCCCGGCCCACCTGGCCCGTTATGCGACGTTCCAGACGGAGCTGGCGCAGGATATGGATACCGAGGCATCGGCCATCGGGCGGGACCTCGACGGGGCGAAGAAATGA
- a CDS encoding adenylate kinase, producing the protein MTRMLIIGPPGSGKGTQAERISERLGIVAISTGDIFRAHVKGSTPLGIEAKKYMDAGDFVPDSVTNEMVRSRLSQDDVENGFLLDGYPRTPAQIDYLDGVLAARELKLDVVLQLTADDEELVSRLLGRAKELGRSDDYEAVIRHRLDLYHTQTEDVVATYAERALLARVDGIGGIDEVTARVMAAIDSSITDSVAGGR; encoded by the coding sequence ATGACCAGAATGTTGATTATTGGGCCCCCCGGTTCCGGCAAGGGCACGCAGGCGGAGCGCATTTCGGAGCGCCTCGGCATTGTTGCGATCTCCACAGGTGACATCTTCCGTGCCCATGTGAAGGGCAGCACGCCGCTTGGCATCGAAGCCAAGAAATATATGGACGCCGGTGACTTCGTGCCGGACAGCGTCACCAACGAGATGGTGCGCAGCCGCCTCAGCCAGGACGACGTCGAAAACGGCTTCCTGCTGGACGGATACCCGCGCACCCCCGCCCAGATTGACTACCTGGACGGGGTCCTGGCCGCTCGGGAGCTAAAGCTTGACGTCGTCCTGCAGCTGACCGCCGACGACGAGGAACTCGTATCGCGTCTCTTGGGCCGCGCCAAGGAGCTCGGCCGCAGCGACGACTACGAGGCCGTGATCCGCCACCGGCTGGACCTCTACCACACGCAGACCGAGGACGTGGTGGCCACGTATGCCGAACGCGCACTTCTGGCGCGGGTGGACGGTATCGGCGGTATCGATGAAGTCACCGCCAGGGTAATGGCTGCCATCGACAGCTCAATCACGGACTCGGTCGCCGGCGGACGGTGA
- the glyA gene encoding serine hydroxymethyltransferase, with amino-acid sequence MSGAGAATAAFEQVVSPSLDAELSVLDPEIAAKIDDELARQRTGLEMIASENHTAAAVMQAQGSVLTNKYAEGYPGKRYYGGCEHVDVIEQLAIDRVKALFGAEFANVQPHSGAQANASVMHALIRPGDTIMGLNLAHGGHLTHGMRINFSGRLYKVIPYQVREEDHRIDMAEVERLALEHRPALIVAGWSAYARQLDFAEFRRIADSVGAYLMVDMAHFAGLVAAGLHPSPVPYAHVTTSTTHKTLAGPRGGIILTNDAEIAKKINSAVFPGQQGGPLEHVIAGKAVAFKIAASEEFKERQERVLAGARILAGRLVQPDVTAKGISVISGGTDVHLVLVDLRNCELNGQEAEDRLAEIDITVNRNAVPFDPRPPMVTSGLRIGTPALATRGFGEAAFAEVADIIAEALIADAGADFSGLRSRVEALAEAHPLYPGVANLS; translated from the coding sequence GTGAGCGGGGCAGGTGCCGCAACGGCAGCCTTTGAGCAGGTAGTCTCCCCGAGCCTGGATGCGGAGCTGTCCGTGCTGGATCCGGAGATCGCGGCGAAGATCGATGACGAGCTCGCCCGCCAGCGTACGGGCCTGGAGATGATCGCCTCGGAGAACCACACCGCCGCGGCGGTGATGCAGGCGCAGGGTTCGGTGCTGACCAACAAGTACGCCGAGGGTTACCCGGGGAAGCGCTATTACGGCGGCTGCGAGCACGTTGACGTGATCGAGCAGCTCGCGATTGACCGGGTGAAGGCCCTGTTCGGCGCGGAGTTCGCGAACGTGCAGCCGCACTCCGGCGCGCAGGCCAACGCCTCGGTGATGCATGCCCTGATCAGGCCCGGCGACACGATCATGGGCCTGAACCTGGCGCACGGCGGGCACCTGACGCACGGGATGCGGATCAACTTCTCCGGCCGGCTCTACAAGGTCATCCCGTATCAGGTCCGGGAAGAGGACCACCGGATCGACATGGCCGAGGTCGAACGCCTGGCCCTGGAGCACAGGCCGGCGCTGATCGTTGCCGGCTGGTCCGCGTACGCCCGGCAGCTGGACTTCGCCGAGTTCCGCCGGATCGCGGATTCGGTGGGCGCGTACCTGATGGTGGACATGGCGCACTTCGCCGGGCTCGTCGCCGCCGGGTTGCACCCCTCCCCGGTGCCGTACGCCCACGTGACCACCTCCACCACGCACAAGACCCTGGCCGGTCCGCGCGGCGGCATCATCCTGACCAACGACGCCGAGATCGCCAAGAAGATCAACTCGGCGGTGTTCCCGGGCCAGCAGGGCGGGCCGCTGGAGCACGTGATCGCGGGCAAGGCCGTGGCGTTCAAGATCGCCGCGTCCGAAGAGTTCAAGGAACGCCAGGAACGTGTCCTCGCCGGTGCCCGGATCCTCGCCGGGCGCCTGGTCCAGCCGGACGTCACCGCCAAGGGGATCAGCGTGATCTCCGGCGGCACCGACGTGCACCTGGTCCTGGTGGATTTGCGCAACTGCGAGCTCAACGGGCAGGAAGCCGAGGACCGCCTCGCGGAAATCGACATCACGGTCAACCGCAACGCTGTGCCGTTCGACCCGCGCCCGCCGATGGTCACCTCGGGGCTGCGGATCGGCACCCCGGCGCTGGCCACCCGCGGTTTCGGCGAGGCCGCCTTCGCCGAGGTCGCGGACATCATCGCCGAGGCCCTGATCGCCGACGCCGGCGCGGACTTCTCCGGCCTGCGCTCCCGGGTGGAGGCCCTCGCCGAAGCCCACCCGCTCTACCCGGGCGTAGCGAACCTCAGCTGA
- the gcvH gene encoding glycine cleavage system protein GcvH, with the protein MAKVVAELKYSAEHEWVAGDGSGPAGIGISAVAADALGDIVYVDLPEVGSAVTAGEACGEVESTKSVSDLYAPVTGEVVEINDDVVSDPALINSDPYGAGWLFKVAVTEEGPLMSAEEYASKNGGEL; encoded by the coding sequence ATGGCAAAAGTAGTTGCTGAACTGAAGTACTCCGCCGAGCACGAGTGGGTTGCTGGTGACGGGTCGGGCCCTGCGGGGATTGGAATTTCGGCCGTGGCCGCCGATGCCCTGGGTGACATCGTGTACGTTGACCTGCCCGAGGTCGGCTCGGCCGTGACCGCGGGGGAGGCGTGCGGCGAGGTGGAGTCCACCAAGTCCGTCTCGGACCTGTACGCCCCTGTAACGGGCGAAGTGGTGGAGATCAATGACGACGTCGTTTCCGATCCGGCGCTGATCAACAGCGATCCCTACGGCGCCGGCTGGCTTTTCAAGGTGGCCGTGACCGAAGAAGGTCCGCTCATGTCAGCTGAAGAGTACGCGTCCAAGAACGGCGGCGAGCTGTGA
- a CDS encoding L-serine ammonia-lyase, producing the protein MAVGVFDLFSIGIGPSSSHTVGPMRAAAVFAEELKSLGKLAGVASLRVDLYGSLAATGHGHGTMTAILLGLEGFHPEKILPEQVEDRLAAIAETGTMQLAGSVPLPYGVKDMVLRPLTILPRHTNGMTFSVSDAGGEVLHSATFFSVGGGFIVREGEEDAALQELEESKKELPLPFRTAAELLKHCQNTSLSISEVMRINEEDSRSEEEIREGLLHIYSVMEGCVDVSLKREGLLPGGLKVRRRAPDWHERLLKEDKDRDPKYWQEWVNLIALAVNEENASGGRVVTAPTNGAAGIIPAVLYYALHFAPGMDKATQQDRDDVVVKFLLTAAAIGVLYKEQASISGAEVGCQGEVGSASSMAAAGLAEVMGGTPQQVENAAEIAMEHNLGLTCDPIGGLVQIPCIERNAIAAAKAINAAKMALWGDGTHRVSLDEVIVTMRETGRDMSSKYKETATGGLAVNVVEC; encoded by the coding sequence ATGGCTGTTGGAGTTTTTGACCTGTTCTCGATCGGGATCGGGCCGTCCAGCTCGCACACGGTAGGTCCGATGCGGGCCGCCGCCGTCTTTGCCGAGGAACTCAAATCCCTTGGCAAGCTGGCGGGCGTCGCGTCGCTGCGGGTGGACCTGTACGGCTCACTGGCCGCTACGGGCCACGGTCACGGCACCATGACCGCCATCCTGCTCGGCCTGGAAGGCTTCCACCCCGAGAAGATCCTCCCTGAGCAGGTGGAGGACAGGCTCGCGGCCATCGCCGAAACGGGCACCATGCAGCTGGCCGGGTCCGTCCCGTTGCCCTACGGGGTCAAGGACATGGTCCTGCGCCCGCTGACCATCCTGCCGCGGCACACCAACGGCATGACCTTCAGCGTCTCCGACGCCGGCGGCGAAGTCCTGCACAGCGCCACCTTCTTCTCCGTGGGCGGCGGCTTCATCGTCCGCGAAGGCGAAGAGGACGCGGCGTTGCAGGAACTCGAGGAGTCCAAGAAGGAACTGCCGCTGCCGTTCAGGACCGCCGCGGAACTGCTCAAGCACTGCCAGAACACGTCGTTGAGCATCAGCGAGGTTATGCGGATCAATGAAGAAGACAGCCGTTCGGAAGAAGAGATCCGGGAGGGCCTGCTGCATATCTACTCGGTGATGGAGGGCTGCGTGGATGTCAGCCTCAAGCGTGAGGGGCTGCTGCCCGGCGGGCTGAAGGTCCGCCGTCGTGCGCCGGACTGGCACGAGCGGCTCCTGAAGGAGGACAAGGACCGGGACCCGAAGTACTGGCAGGAATGGGTGAACCTGATCGCCCTGGCAGTCAATGAGGAGAATGCCTCGGGCGGACGCGTGGTCACCGCCCCGACAAACGGCGCCGCCGGGATCATCCCGGCCGTCCTCTACTACGCGCTGCATTTCGCTCCCGGCATGGATAAGGCCACCCAGCAGGACCGCGACGACGTCGTGGTCAAGTTCCTGCTGACCGCCGCCGCCATCGGGGTGCTGTACAAGGAACAGGCCTCGATTTCCGGTGCGGAGGTTGGTTGCCAGGGCGAGGTGGGCTCGGCATCGTCGATGGCCGCCGCCGGACTGGCCGAAGTGATGGGCGGCACCCCTCAGCAGGTGGAAAACGCCGCGGAAATCGCGATGGAGCACAACCTGGGCCTGACCTGCGACCCGATCGGCGGGCTGGTGCAGATCCCCTGCATCGAGCGAAACGCCATCGCGGCCGCCAAAGCCATCAACGCGGCCAAGATGGCGCTCTGGGGCGACGGAACGCACCGCGTCTCCCTCGACGAGGTGATCGTGACCATGCGCGAAACAGGCAGGGACATGAGCTCCAAGTACAAGGAAACCGCCACGGGCGGCCTCGCCGTCAACGTGGTGGAGTGCTGA
- the lipA gene encoding lipoyl synthase, which translates to MTLAPEGRKMLRIERRNAATPVERKPEWIKAKVQMGPEFVQLKNLVKKEGLHTVCEEAGCPNIFECWEDKEATFLIGGSECTRRCDFCQIDTGKPSPVDVFEPTKVARSVQAMQLRYATVTGVARDDLADEGVWLYAETVRKIHELNPGTGVELLIPDFSGKPEHIEAICDSKPEVFAHNVETVPRIFKRIRPAFRYDRSLDVITQGRKLGMVTKSNLILGMGETREEISDALRDLHEAGCDLITITQYLRPSERHLPVDRWVKPQEFVDLATEAEEIGFLGVMSGPLVRSSYRAGRLWATAMRKKGREIPAELSHIESSGSTRQEASSLIAATA; encoded by the coding sequence ATGACACTGGCACCAGAAGGCCGGAAGATGCTGCGCATTGAGCGGCGCAATGCGGCCACACCGGTGGAACGTAAGCCGGAGTGGATCAAGGCCAAGGTCCAGATGGGCCCGGAGTTCGTCCAGCTCAAGAACCTCGTCAAGAAGGAAGGCCTCCACACCGTGTGTGAGGAGGCTGGCTGCCCCAACATCTTCGAATGCTGGGAAGACAAGGAAGCCACGTTCCTGATCGGCGGCTCCGAGTGCACCCGGCGCTGCGATTTCTGCCAGATCGACACGGGCAAGCCCTCCCCGGTGGACGTGTTCGAACCCACCAAAGTGGCCCGCTCGGTGCAGGCCATGCAGCTGCGCTACGCCACCGTGACCGGTGTGGCCCGTGACGACCTCGCCGACGAGGGCGTCTGGCTCTACGCCGAAACGGTCCGCAAGATCCACGAGCTGAACCCGGGCACCGGTGTGGAACTGCTGATCCCGGACTTCTCCGGCAAGCCCGAGCACATCGAGGCGATCTGCGACTCCAAGCCCGAGGTCTTCGCGCACAACGTCGAGACCGTGCCGCGGATCTTCAAGCGCATCCGTCCCGCGTTCCGCTACGACCGCTCCCTGGACGTCATCACCCAGGGCCGGAAGCTGGGCATGGTCACCAAGTCCAACCTGATCCTGGGCATGGGCGAGACCCGCGAGGAAATCTCCGACGCGCTCCGGGACCTGCACGAGGCCGGCTGCGACCTGATCACCATCACCCAGTACCTCCGCCCGTCCGAACGGCACCTTCCGGTGGACCGCTGGGTCAAGCCGCAGGAATTCGTGGACCTCGCCACCGAGGCCGAGGAAATCGGCTTCCTCGGCGTCATGTCCGGGCCCTTGGTCCGCTCCTCCTACCGCGCCGGCCGGCTCTGGGCCACCGCGATGCGCAAGAAGGGCCGGGAAATCCCCGCGGAACTCTCGCACATCGAAAGCTCCGGCAGCACCCGCCAGGAAGCCAGCTCCCTCATCGCGGCCACAGCCTGA
- a CDS encoding DUF6221 family protein, producing MTDIIAFLEARVAEDEAAARELRVSGAGHQAVRTRLDVSPFTPARVLAECAAKRKILENVPLVTDIPSQMGGTSDYVLMCLASVYSWHPEYQEGWSVAG from the coding sequence ATGACCGACATCATCGCGTTCCTGGAAGCCCGGGTGGCCGAGGACGAGGCAGCCGCGAGAGAGCTAAGGGTAAGCGGAGCAGGTCATCAGGCGGTTCGGACCCGCCTCGATGTTTCGCCGTTCACCCCCGCGCGCGTGCTGGCGGAGTGCGCCGCCAAGCGGAAGATCCTGGAGAACGTTCCGCTGGTTACCGACATACCTTCGCAGATGGGCGGGACCAGTGATTACGTGCTGATGTGCCTCGCCTCGGTGTACAGCTGGCATCCGGAGTATCAGGAAGGCTGGTCTGTCGCCGGTTAG